Below is a genomic region from Gammaproteobacteria bacterium.
GCAGACAGCCGCTGGCCAGTGCCGTAGCCGTCGCACTCGAACGCTACTTCGAACAACTGGATGGCCACGAACCCGACAATCTGTATCGGATGGTGATCGAGGAAGTCGAACGCCCGCTGCTGCAGTGCGTCATGGAACAAACCGCAGGCAATCAATGCAAAGCGGCAACCTGGCTCGGTATCAGCCGCGGCACCCTGCGCAAGAAACTGCGCCTGCACGACCTGCTTTAGACCCTTTCCTTATGCGGCCGCCCCGAAAAACAACAAAAACGGGGCCGGTTCAGCGCCATGGCGAGCGAGCCCCGCTCCCGTTCGATTTTTACTCAGCTATTGTGCCTTGCGCACATCATCTAGGATGGCACGAAAATCCCGTGCCCAGCGATCGAAATGCGCGGCCAGTTTGGGATCCGGATAGAACCTCTTGAACAGCGCCGGATTCGATGTGACCAGTATCGTCTGCCCGTTCTCCGCGAAGATCGCGATCTTCGGCGGCAGATAGGGAATCAGCTTCGGATACTCCTTGGCCAGCGTATCGATCTCCTTGGGTTTGCCGAAGAATACGACACGATACTTGTCGGTCTTGAACCCCTGCCCTTTGAGGCCGATGTCCACGCGCTGCACCCGTGCCACTTTGTAGCCATGGGCATCGATACTTTCCTGCAGGGTGGCCATGGCCTCCGGAAACGGCAACTGCGAGCGCACCATCAGCAGGTCTTCCGCACAGGCGCTGGACGCCGTCAGCACCAGCAGCCCCCACAGCCATATCGTACGCGTGATCAGCATCCTCATAGCGTCGCCTCGTCGAGCACCTGCCGATAGACATCGTGCATGTGTTTGCACAGTTCGTTCAGCTCATCGTTGTTGAACAAATGGCTCAGCTTGAGGGGATTGATCGCCATCACGTAGACCTTCCCCTGCCGTTCCACCACCGTCACGCGGCAAGGCAGGAACAATCCCACTCGCGGATCGATCCCCAGTGCCTTGTTCAAAAACGGGAAGTTGCAGAAGTACAGAATATGCTCGCGCGTGTTTTCCTTGTCCTTGGGAACCAACCCATAGTCCAGCGACTGTTCGCGGATCATCAGGAAATTGGCCCCGATAATGGCCTGTCGCACGCTCTTGATGGTTGCCTCGAAGGAGCTCGACGATTCCTCCACCAGCATCGGCGGTTCGTTTTCGTGTTCCTCGACGGGCCCACGCTTCAGCGTACGCACATAGGCGACGATGTTGTCGATCTGCCGGTCGCTCAATCCCTTGGCACGGAAAGACACCATCGGCGTACCCTGTCGACCGTGGATCAGGGTATAGCGGATCTGCGCATCGGTGGCCGCCGCCTGGAAGCCGGGGTTGTTCAACGCGGGGGGAATGATCGGCAGGTTGCGCGGCCGAGAAAAGGTCACTCCCGTGCCGGCGCCGCCCTGCCCCCGATCACCATGGCAACTCGCGCAGTTGGCCGCGAACAGCTTGGCGCCCTGTTGAACGTCTCCCTTGACCGGCGCGGCGGAAAACTCGGGCGGTTTGACGTGGGTAAAGCTGCGCACGTAATGCACGATGGCGTTCACTTCGGCGTCGCTCAGCGACGGGAATGCGGGCATTACCCGGCCGGGGCGCCCGAGACGAATCGTCTTGGCCAGATAGGCGTTGTCCACGCTGGACTGGAACGAAGGCAGCGCCAGCGGCACGCCCACCCCGCCCCGACCGTGTTCACCGTGGCACACCGCACAGTTTTGCTGAAAAAGCTGCGCGCCGTTCGGCGCTGCGAAGGCCAGCGAGGGCAACAGGACCAACCATGACAGCCAGAATCTGAGCATACTCCGTCTCCTTAAGTCGACACGATGCATGACAGGAGATTGCGTCCAACCTTCCCACAAGCACCGCCGACGGGTATTGACCCAGGTCAACGGCGCCCGGCACGAACGGATTCGGTATAATCGCGCCACTTCGAAGCCAGGTTCTCATCAAATGGACAGCAACAACGATTTCCCCGTCACCCGCGCCCTGATCAGTGTGTCAGACAAAACCGGCGTCGTCGAATTCGCGCGTCACCTGCACACTGCCGGGGTCGAGATCCTTTCCACCGGCGGCACCGCCGACCTCTTGCGCAAAGAGGGCATTCCGGTGGTTGATGTCGCCGAACACACCGGTTTCCCGGAGATCATGGACGGGCGGGTCAAGACGCTCCACCCGCGCATCCACGGCGGCATCCTGGGGCGCCGCGACCAGGACACCGGGGTCATGGAAGAGCACGACATCGTCCCCATCGACCTGGTTGCCGTGAATCTGTATCCCTTCGAGGCGACCGTCGCCAAGCCTGACTGCAGCTTCGAGGACGCCATCGAGAACATTGATATCGGCGGCCCGGCGATGATCCGCGCCACCGCCAAGAATCACCGCTTCGTCACCGTCATCGTCGACCCGGCGGATTACAACCGGGTGGCTCTGGAAATGCGTGAGCGCAACGGCTGCGTCTGTGCCGATACCCGCTTCGATCTCGCCACCAAAGCCTTCGAGCACACCGCGCGCTACGACGGCATGATCGCCAACTATCTTGGCAGCCTGAGCAAAGACGGCTCGCGCCACACCTTCCCCCGTACCCTGAACCAGCAGTTCGACAAGCGCGAAGACCTGCGCTATGGAGAAAACCCGCACCAGCAGGCCGCGTTCTACGTCGACCATCGCTCGTCCGGCCCATCCATCAGTACCGCGGAACAACTGCAGGGCAAGGAACTGTCGTTCAACAACATTGCCGACACCGACGCGGCGCTGGAGTGCGTCAAACAGTTCGAGGTCCCCGCCTGCGTCATCGTCAAACATGCCAACCCCTGCGGGGTCGCCATGGGCGAAGACCTGACCGTAGCCTACGAGCGCGCCTACGCCACCGATCCCACCTCCGCCTTCGGCGGCATCATCGCCTTCAACCGGCGCCTGGACGCAGATACCGCGCGCACCATCATCGAGCGCCAGTTCGTCGAGGTCATCGTGGCACCGGCCATCGATGAGGGCGCCACCGAGGCCTTGAAGGAAAAGAAAAACATCCGGGTCCTGGTGACCGGCGAATGGCACAACCCCACACCCCCCGGTTTCGATTTCAAGCGGGTCAACGGCGGCCTGCTGGTGCAGGACCGCGATGTCGGCATGATTACCGAAGCCGATCTGCAGATCGCCACCTGGCGCTCACCCAGCGAGCAGGAAATGAAAGACCTGCTGTTCGCCTGGAAGGTGGCCAAGTTCGTCAAGTCCAATGCCATCGTCTACGCCCAGGGCGGCCAGACCACCGGCATTGGCGCCGGCCAGATGAGCCGCGTCTATTCCGCCCGCATTGCCGGCATCAAGGCGGCGGACGAAGGTATCGACGTCGTGGGTTCGGTGATGGCCTCGGACGCCTTTTTCCCCTTCCGCGACGGCATCGACGCTGCACACGCGGCCGGCATCACCGCAGTGATCCAGCCCGGCGGCTCGATGCGCGACGAGGACGTGATCCAGGCCGCCAACGAGCACGACATGGCCATGGTCTTCACGGGGATGCGCCATTTCCGGCACTGAGCAGACACCCGACAGACTGACCGGCCTGCTGACCCGGGTCGAAACCCTGCTGCGCGAATACGACCACGTCTACCTCGCCAACAGCGCCGCGCTGGCCGCAACGGCCATGCGCGACGACCGGCTGACCGAGGCCTGGCGGCTCCTGAACGGCGGCGACTGGTGGGGCCGCGGCGACTCGATCGCCATGCTCAACCTGGAAATCGAAGGCGGGTTCACCGCCAAGGCACGCCAGGACAGCCGCACCCTGCGCGAATCACTGGTCGAACTTCATCAGATCCTCGCCGAGGCCGGGCAGGCCGGCGAGGACGCCACCCTCATCGCAGCGGAATTACGTAAGTGGGTGGCATCGAGGATGTGATTTTATTTATGTGTCTTGAGTTTAATTAGACCGAATCTTGGTCTTGTTTCGCACGCTTTCGAGCTGGGATTTTTTATCTGACGCTTGTTGATGCGTGCGAGTCCCTTTCTTTGCTCGCACAAAGAAAGGGACGAAAGAAATGCGCCCCCACCGCCTTGGCCTTCGGCTTCCCTCGCAACCGTTGACTTGCGACGGGCACGGTTCGACACGACGTCCTGTCGTGACGAACCTCAGCCCGGCGTCCATGCCGGGCTGACCCTGCAAGCCATCGGCTGCTCGGCAAGGCGGGACGGGGTTTTTGGTGAGGTGTGAGGGGTGAAGCGAAAAGACATGACCCTCCTCACAACTTACTCCTAACTCCTCACGTCGAAGGTCCCCGTCGGCCGCGCCCGGAACGCCCCGCAGTGGACTGACCAGGAGCCGTTAGGGCGCGTGACGGATCACGCGCGTCGCCCGTCAGGACAAGGAAGTCCTGTCGGGCGACCTCCGGTCAGACCGCGGGGTGTGCAGGATGATGTGCAGGGAAGCACAAATGCTGACGCGCCAGGAAGGCAGCGCGTCGGCACAGTGCGGCCGTGGGGTGTCCTTTCTTTTGGTTCATTTTCTTTGGACAAGCAAAGAAAATGAACTCGCGCGGTGAGCCGTTAGTTAGATAAAAAATCCGCCCCCAATACGCGCGAAACCATTCCACGAACATTCCTAACAACGTTCAAAACGCACACCCAATACCCGTATTCAATCCCCAACCACCTCCGCATACAAATCATGCTCACCGGCGCCGGTGATCTCGACATCGAGAAACTCACCCACCTGCGCCTGCTCGCACGCCGACACGAACACCAGCCCGTCGATCTCGGGCGCATCGCCGGGGCCGCGGGCAATCACGCCGTCTCCATCGATCTCGTCGACCAGCACGGTCATTCGCTGACCGACCTTTTCCGCCAGCCGCTCGGCGCTGATCTGCGCCTGCACCGCCATGAAGCGCTCCAGTCGGTCCTGCTTGACCTCTTCGGGAACGGCGCCGGGCAGTTCGTTGGCCGCCGCCCCGGCCACCGGCGAATAGGCGAACGCGCCGACGCGGTCCAGGCGCGCCTCGCCGATAAAGTCCAGCAGTTCCTCGAATTCGGTTTCCGTTTCGCCGGGGAAGCCGACGATAAAGGTGCTGCGCAGGGTGAGATCGGGACACCGGGCACGCCAGTCGCGGATACGTTCCAGCACTTTTTCGGTGGCCGCCGGCCGGCGCATGGCCTTGAGGATACGGGAACTGCCGTGCTGCAGCGGCATATCCAGATAGGGCAGCAAACGGCCTTCCGCCATCAGCGGAATCAGGTTATCAACGTGCGGATAGGGATAGACGTAATGCAGCCGCACCCAGACGCCGAATTCGCCCAGCGCCTCCGCGAGCGCCTGAATATGCGTTTTGATGGGGCGCCCCTTCCAGAACCCGGTGCGATACTTTGTATCGACGCCGTAGGCACTGGTGTCCTGCGAGACCACCAGCAACTCGCGCACTCCGGCCGCCACCAGGTTTTCGGCCTCCTGCAGCACTTCGCCGATGGGCCGCGACACCAGATCGCCGCGCAGGCTGGGGATGATGCAAAAGCTGCAACGGTGATTGCAGCCTTCGGAAATCTTCAAATAGGCGTAATGGCGCGGCGTGAGCTTGATGCCTTGCGGCGGGATCAGGCTGCTGTACGGATCATGGGGCGCGGGTAGGTGTTCATGCACGGCCGCCATGACGGCCTCGTAGGCATGCGGACCGGTCACTGCCAGCACGTTCGGATGGGCCGTGCGGACCTTGGCCGCATCCGCACCCAGGCAGCCGGTCACGATAACCCGGCCATTCTCCTCCAGCGCCTCCCCGATCGCGTCCAGCGACTCCTCCACCGCCGCATCGATGAATCCACAGGTATTGACCACCACCAGGTCGGCCCCCGCGTAATCGGCGGAAATTCCGTATCCCTCGGCGCGCAGCTGGGTGAGGATGCGTTCGGAATCCACCAGCGCCTTGGGGCAGCCGAGGCTGACGAAGCCGATCTGTGAAGTATTGGGCATTATTTTTCCAAAAGGAGGCCTTGACAGGGGCCACCCAGGCTAGTTATGCACAGTTCTGAACCTCAGACGACTATCTTGTGCACCAGCCTGGAGCGGGTTCCAGAGTGTACACGAGTCCAGAAGAAAACTCTAATAATCAATGAAAATCAATGAGTTAAAAACTGGTCATTTTTTGACCAAAGTAACACTTCCGAAACAAATAACGGGACAAATGCATCTTGCCCGCAGTTCATCCACAGAGTTATCCACAGATTTTGTGGATAACGGGAGCACGCCCTATCGGCTCAATCACTTAGCTCACGAAGGTGTGCATTCCCATCAATTTTGCACGCTATCCCGGCTCCGACGATTGCCCTTGCCCGAAGCGCCGTGCTCCGGTATGATTCGCACCCTTTTCCAGCGCAGAAGTCTAGTTTGAGGACGCTTCCATGAAGGCGGATATTCACCCGAATTATCACGAGGTCAAGGTGACCTGCAGCTGCGGCAACGAGTTCACCACTCGTTCCACCTACGGCAAGGACGTGATGAGCGTCGAGCTGTGCTCGGCCTGTCATCCCTTCTTCACCGGCCAGCAGCGCAACGTCGAGAGTGCCGGCCAGGTCGACAAGTTCCGCAAGCGTTACGGCCGCAAGAACTGAGTCGGTGACGACCACCCGCTGGATCAAAAGGGCACTCCTTGCGAGTGCCCTTTTTGTTTGTGGTCTGGTCCTCCCCGCCGCCCAGCCGGTCGCGTGTCCGATCGGGCATGTCGACGTCCACGCCACCGTGCGCTACGTGTTCGACGGAGACACGGTCATGCTCACCAACGGCGAACGGGTGCGCTTCATCGGCATGGACGCCCCGGAAGTCTCGCACCAGGGGCGGCCGGCCCAGCCTTATGCCGACGCGGCGACCCGCGCCCTCAAGCAGTTGCTGAGCCGCAGCAACGACCGATTGCTGATCGAGTACGGCACACAGCGTCGGGATCATTACGGCCGACTGCTGGCCTATCTGTATCTGCCCGACCATACCGACCTGACCGAAACCCTGTTGCGCGACGGATTCGCCACGGCACTCACCATTCCGCCCAACACCCGTCACTACCGCTGCTACCAGGCCGCCGAGACTGCCGCCCGGCGTCAACGGCGGGGAATCTGGTCCCTGCCCCGCTACCAGCCCACGCCGAGCACGGCCGTCGGAGACCGGGCCAAAGGGTTTCATATCGTCACCGGGCGGGTCGAACACGTGGGGCACTCCCGCAAATCGGTGTGGCTGGATCTGCCGGGCCGTGTCGCGGTACGCATTCCCCGTAAGGACCTGCCATACTTCAAGAACATCAATCTGGACCAGCTCAGGGGGCGCCGGATCGAGATCCGCGGCTGGATTCACCATCATCGTGGTGAAAAACAGATCGAGGTGCGCCATCCCGCCGCCCTGAGCCTGCTTGACGAGTAATGCTGTCCCGCGCTTATCGCCCGCTCATCATAGCCTTTTTGCTGACCGCCTCGGCCCTGGCCGGCCTGGCCGCCTGTGCCACAAACCCGGTCACCGGCGAACCCGACCTGGTGCTCATGTCCCAGGGAGAGGAACTCGCCCTGGGCCGGGAATACGACAAGGAGGTGCTCAAGCAGTACCGCAAGCTGGACGATCCGCCGCTGCAGGCATACGTGAACCGCATCGGCCAGCGCCTCGCCAGTCGCAGCCATCGCAGCGACATCCAGTATCACTTCACCGTCCTCGACAGCTCCGAGGTCAACGCCTTCGCCCTGCCCGGCGGCTACGTCTACATCACCCGCGGCATGCTCGCCTACCTCGACACCGACGCCGAACTGGCCGCGGTGCTGGGGCACGAGATCGGCCACGTCACCGCCCGGCATGCGGTGCGTCAGCACACCACCTCCACCGTGATCGGCCTGATCGGCAGCATCGTGTCGGCGCGCACCGGCAGCGGTGCGGCCAATGACCTCAGCAACGTGCTGGGTCTGGCCATCGTCCGCGGCTACGGACGCGAGCATGAACTCGAGGCCGACCGCCTGGGTGCCGAATACCTGGCGCGCAGCGGTTACGACCCCGAAGCCATGCTGCAGGTGATCCGCGTGCTCAAGGCCCAGGAACAATATGAAATCGCCGCGGCCGAGCAGGAAGGCCGCGACGCCAACGTCTATCACGGCCTGTTCTCCACTCACCCCGACAACGATCAGCGCCTCCAGACCGTGATTCAGGCGGCAAACTCGCAACGCACCCGGCCTTACCAATCCGCCAACCGGAGCGGCTATCTGCAGCAGCTGAAAGGACTGACCTTCGGCCCCGGCGAACAGGACGGCGTCCTGCGCGGCCGCGACTT
It encodes:
- a CDS encoding helix-turn-helix domain-containing protein, with amino-acid sequence MNITGSRIKPHPEERRRQPLASAVAVALERYFEQLDGHEPDNLYRMVIEEVERPLLQCVMEQTAGNQCKAATWLGISRGTLRKKLRLHDLL
- a CDS encoding DUF302 domain-containing protein, yielding MRMLITRTIWLWGLLVLTASSACAEDLLMVRSQLPFPEAMATLQESIDAHGYKVARVQRVDIGLKGQGFKTDKYRVVFFGKPKEIDTLAKEYPKLIPYLPPKIAIFAENGQTILVTSNPALFKRFYPDPKLAAHFDRWARDFRAILDDVRKAQ
- a CDS encoding c-type cytochrome, whose product is MLRFWLSWLVLLPSLAFAAPNGAQLFQQNCAVCHGEHGRGGVGVPLALPSFQSSVDNAYLAKTIRLGRPGRVMPAFPSLSDAEVNAIVHYVRSFTHVKPPEFSAAPVKGDVQQGAKLFAANCASCHGDRGQGGAGTGVTFSRPRNLPIIPPALNNPGFQAAATDAQIRYTLIHGRQGTPMVSFRAKGLSDRQIDNIVAYVRTLKRGPVEEHENEPPMLVEESSSSFEATIKSVRQAIIGANFLMIREQSLDYGLVPKDKENTREHILYFCNFPFLNKALGIDPRVGLFLPCRVTVVERQGKVYVMAINPLKLSHLFNNDELNELCKHMHDVYRQVLDEATL
- the purH gene encoding bifunctional phosphoribosylaminoimidazolecarboxamide formyltransferase/IMP cyclohydrolase, producing the protein MDSNNDFPVTRALISVSDKTGVVEFARHLHTAGVEILSTGGTADLLRKEGIPVVDVAEHTGFPEIMDGRVKTLHPRIHGGILGRRDQDTGVMEEHDIVPIDLVAVNLYPFEATVAKPDCSFEDAIENIDIGGPAMIRATAKNHRFVTVIVDPADYNRVALEMRERNGCVCADTRFDLATKAFEHTARYDGMIANYLGSLSKDGSRHTFPRTLNQQFDKREDLRYGENPHQQAAFYVDHRSSGPSISTAEQLQGKELSFNNIADTDAALECVKQFEVPACVIVKHANPCGVAMGEDLTVAYERAYATDPTSAFGGIIAFNRRLDADTARTIIERQFVEVIVAPAIDEGATEALKEKKNIRVLVTGEWHNPTPPGFDFKRVNGGLLVQDRDVGMITEADLQIATWRSPSEQEMKDLLFAWKVAKFVKSNAIVYAQGGQTTGIGAGQMSRVYSARIAGIKAADEGIDVVGSVMASDAFFPFRDGIDAAHAAGITAVIQPGGSMRDEDVIQAANEHDMAMVFTGMRHFRH
- the rimO gene encoding 30S ribosomal protein S12 methylthiotransferase RimO, whose product is MPNTSQIGFVSLGCPKALVDSERILTQLRAEGYGISADYAGADLVVVNTCGFIDAAVEESLDAIGEALEENGRVIVTGCLGADAAKVRTAHPNVLAVTGPHAYEAVMAAVHEHLPAPHDPYSSLIPPQGIKLTPRHYAYLKISEGCNHRCSFCIIPSLRGDLVSRPIGEVLQEAENLVAAGVRELLVVSQDTSAYGVDTKYRTGFWKGRPIKTHIQALAEALGEFGVWVRLHYVYPYPHVDNLIPLMAEGRLLPYLDMPLQHGSSRILKAMRRPAATEKVLERIRDWRARCPDLTLRSTFIVGFPGETETEFEELLDFIGEARLDRVGAFAYSPVAGAAANELPGAVPEEVKQDRLERFMAVQAQISAERLAEKVGQRMTVLVDEIDGDGVIARGPGDAPEIDGLVFVSACEQAQVGEFLDVEITGAGEHDLYAEVVGD
- the rpmE gene encoding 50S ribosomal protein L31 is translated as MKADIHPNYHEVKVTCSCGNEFTTRSTYGKDVMSVELCSACHPFFTGQQRNVESAGQVDKFRKRYGRKN
- a CDS encoding thermonuclease family protein produces the protein MFDGDTVMLTNGERVRFIGMDAPEVSHQGRPAQPYADAATRALKQLLSRSNDRLLIEYGTQRRDHYGRLLAYLYLPDHTDLTETLLRDGFATALTIPPNTRHYRCYQAAETAARRQRRGIWSLPRYQPTPSTAVGDRAKGFHIVTGRVEHVGHSRKSVWLDLPGRVAVRIPRKDLPYFKNINLDQLRGRRIEIRGWIHHHRGEKQIEVRHPAALSLLDE
- a CDS encoding M48 family metalloprotease, yielding MLSRAYRPLIIAFLLTASALAGLAACATNPVTGEPDLVLMSQGEELALGREYDKEVLKQYRKLDDPPLQAYVNRIGQRLASRSHRSDIQYHFTVLDSSEVNAFALPGGYVYITRGMLAYLDTDAELAAVLGHEIGHVTARHAVRQHTTSTVIGLIGSIVSARTGSGAANDLSNVLGLAIVRGYGREHELEADRLGAEYLARSGYDPEAMLQVIRVLKAQEQYEIAAAEQEGRDANVYHGLFSTHPDNDQRLQTVIQAANSQRTRPYQSANRSGYLQQLKGLTFGPGEQDGVLRGRDFYHRPLNFTLRFPERWRVENLPDRLVAVGPEKDSVMAVRVRPVKTGQDVRTVYGELFGSENLSSARPVQGRTPGYTGLAALRTPFGNRTGRVAVLRLGNHDFVFAAANQSNRIGDIDPQVLATQNSLRPLTTAEQRLAQPKRIQLIHVKAGDTWDSLARQSAFTYHASEQLRLLNGRFPDGRLAPGETLKTIH